The following proteins are co-located in the Sulfurovum sp. TSL6 genome:
- a CDS encoding YbgC/FadM family acyl-CoA thioesterase has product MKIRVYYEDTDAGGIVYHTNYIKYCERARSEIFFQRGVKPTLGDHNGFVVRDIKASFLATSALGDMLNVTTKILTMKRSSVVLLQEVWKEEVKVFSMEVLLVYIDEGKPCRIPEEFEDIFKAF; this is encoded by the coding sequence ATGAAAATAAGGGTCTACTACGAAGATACAGATGCAGGTGGCATTGTCTACCATACCAATTACATCAAATATTGTGAACGTGCACGCTCAGAGATCTTTTTTCAAAGAGGAGTGAAACCTACATTAGGTGATCACAACGGGTTTGTAGTACGTGACATCAAAGCCAGTTTTTTAGCCACTTCTGCACTGGGTGATATGCTTAATGTGACAACAAAGATATTGACGATGAAACGCTCATCCGTGGTACTTTTACAAGAAGTATGGAAAGAAGAGGTGAAAGTCTTTAGTATGGAAGTTCTTTTAGTCTATATCGATGAAGGAAAACCTTGCCGTATCCCCGAAGAATTCGAGGATAT
- the pgeF gene encoding peptidoglycan editing factor PgeF — MLNFFTFTHFKKSPSLLHAVTTKSNDLPYAFSLALHTGEDTKKIRANRKKLSDLLNSEKTLHYIVADQTHSDNIKVITQKETKGWESLSDAIEDCDALITDVKGIVLNVLTADCVPILLYDQQKEVVAAVHAGWKGTKAQIVSKTVQKMTEIYGCDPRDIIAGVAPSIGRCCYEVGEDVAVHFSHIPGGFTPVGKKYMLDLPFINKQQLLAAGIQEENIEMSHTCTACHVDRFFSYRKEQGCSGRFMSMIGMRNSNENKTKKEDVRS, encoded by the coding sequence ATGCTGAATTTTTTCACCTTTACACACTTTAAGAAATCCCCTTCCCTGCTGCATGCTGTGACCACCAAATCAAATGATCTTCCTTATGCTTTCAGTCTTGCTTTACATACCGGTGAAGATACGAAAAAGATCAGAGCCAACAGGAAAAAGCTTTCCGACCTGCTCAATAGCGAGAAGACACTCCACTACATTGTCGCAGATCAAACCCATAGTGACAACATCAAAGTTATTACCCAAAAAGAGACCAAGGGATGGGAGAGTCTTTCAGATGCCATAGAAGATTGTGATGCACTCATCACAGATGTAAAAGGTATAGTGCTCAATGTTCTGACTGCAGACTGTGTTCCTATACTTCTCTATGACCAGCAAAAAGAAGTTGTTGCTGCTGTGCATGCGGGATGGAAAGGGACAAAAGCACAGATCGTGTCCAAAACCGTGCAAAAGATGACTGAAATATATGGCTGTGATCCAAGAGATATCATCGCTGGTGTCGCACCTTCTATAGGACGTTGTTGTTATGAAGTAGGAGAAGATGTTGCAGTACATTTTTCACACATTCCTGGAGGATTCACTCCTGTAGGTAAAAAATACATGTTAGACTTGCCTTTTATCAACAAACAACAACTCTTAGCTGCAGGTATACAAGAAGAAAACATTGAGATGAGCCATACCTGTACTGCATGTCATGTAGACCGGTTTTTCTCTTACAGAAAAGAGCAAGGATGCTCCGGAAGGTTTATGAGCATGATAGGCATGAGAAACAGTAACGAAAATAAGACAAAGAAAGAGGATGTCAGATCTTAA